The segment ACAACTGTCCCCCTGCCATCACCGCGAAGATGACGGCGACCGGATGCAGTCCGATCTTGTCGCCCAGCAGCAGCGGTTGCAACACCACCCCTTCCAATAGCTGACCCAGCGCAAAGACACCGCCGACGGCCAGCAGCGCCCACCACTCCCCAAACTGGAAGAAGGCGACGGTCGCGGCGATCACCACCCCGACGATCACGCCCAGATAGGGCACGATGCTGGCAAGCCCGGCGATCAGCCCTATCAGCAGCGCAAACTTCAGGCCGATGATGGCAAGGCCGATGGCATAGACGATACCCAGCGCCAGCATCACCAGCAGCTGACCGCGCAGGAAGGCACCCAGCACCTCATCACAATCGTGGGCAAGCTTGGTGGCGGTGGGCTCCATGTGCCGCGGCAGCAAGGCTTGCAGCTTGTCCTTCATGCGGTCCCAGTCGAGCAGCAGATAGAAGGTGACGACGGGAATCAGCGCCATGTTGCCCAGCCAGATGGCCATCGCCAGCCCGGACTTGGAGACGGTACCCAGCAGCGCCGCCGCAAAGGTGCCGGTCTCTTTCCAGTTACCCAGTAGCAGGCCGCGCACCTGATCAAAGTCAGCGCTGAAATCCATGCCGGTGAATGACTGAATCTCAGGCAGTACGGTTTCTCGAATCCAGTTGAAGACCATCGGCATGAAGCTGATCAATTGTGCGAGCTGACGCCCCAGCAATGGCACCAGAATCAGCACGGCGATCAACAGCACCACCGATAGCACGCTGAATACCAGGCTGACGGCCAGACGTCGCGACAGGCCTCGCTCCTCCAGCCAGTCCGCCAGCGGATCACCGAGATAGGCGAGAATCATGCCGATGAAGAACGGCATCAGAATCGGTTCGAGCAGCACCAGCAATCCAATGAAGGCAATGCCCGCTGCCAACAACCACCATTTACGCTGCATCATTACTCCTTGGAAGGTGCCTGTATGGCGGCGATGCCATGTCACACTGAACAGATCATACCCGAATCGCCATTGTTGCCTGTCCCCGTGTCACTCACAAGGCACGGACGTGCCATCGCTGCGATGCCTTGCGCCTGACAAGCCGTGCAGACCTGCAACCTGTTCACATCATTCACATTTCAAAGGGTTTTTGTGAATCGGCACAGTGTCAGCCGTGAAGTGCAATGCTACAATAGCCGCCTTCAATTCCCCCCGATCGATCGTGTCTCACCGCCCAGGCCGCACCGACAGGAACCGCACATGACGCAACGCCCCCAGGATTCCACGCCCAGCAAGACCTCCCTGAGCTACAAGGACGCCGGTGTCGATATCGATGCAGGCAACGCCCTCGTAGAACGCATCAAGGGTGTCGCCAAGCGCACTCACCGCCCTGAAGTGATGGGTGGTTTGGGTGGCTTCGGCGCCCTGTGCGAACTGCCGGCCGGCTATCGCCAGCCTGTGCTGGTCACCGGTACTGACGGTGTCGGCACCAAGCTGCGCCTGGCCATGGACCTTGGCCGTCACGACACCATCGGCATCGACCTGGTCGCCATGTGCGTCAATGATCTGGTCGTTGCTGGTGCCGAGCCGCTGCAATTCCTAGACTATTACGCCACCGGCAAGCTCGATATCGACATCGCCGCTGACGTGGTGACAGGTATCGGTGAAGGCTGCCTGCTGTCTGGCTGTGCATTGGTCGGCGGTGAAACCGCTGAAATGCCGGGCATGTACGAAGGTAGCGACTACGACCTGGCCGGCTTCTGCGTCGGGGTGGTCGAGAAGTCAGAAATCCTCGATGGCAGCAAGGTCGGTGCCGGTGACGTCATCCTCGGTCTCGCCTCTTCCGGCCCGCACTCCAATGGCTATTCACTGATCCGCAAGATCCTTGAAGTCGCCGATGCATCTCTGCTGGAGCAGGACATCGACGGCCAGCCGCTGGCAGACGCCCTGATGGCCCCGACTCGCATCTACGTCAAGCCGTTGCTGTCACTGCTGCGCGAATCTGGCCTCAGCGTGCACGCCATGTCTCACATCACCGGTGGCGGCCTGCTGGAGAACATCCCGCGCGTACTGCCGAAGGATTGCACCGCCGAGATCGACATCGCCAGCTGGAAGCGTCCGGCCGTGTTCGATTGGCTGCAGCAGCAGGGCAATGTGGATGAGCACGAGATGCACCGCGTGCTGAACTGTGGCGTGGGCATGGTCGTTGTCGTGTCGGCCACTGATGCTGCCGCTGCCCGTGCGCACCTTGAAGCAAGTGGCGAGACTGTCTTCACCCTCGGCAGCATTCGCATGCGTCAGGGCGAGGAAGAACAGGTCCAACTGGAGAATCTGTCGGTATGATCGACCCGAATACCACATCCTCCGACGGCAGCACACTCGGCGGTTTCGGTAACGGCTTCGAAGCCGATGATACGGTGGAGCGCCCGAGCGTGGTGGTACTGATTTCCGGTAGCGGCAGTAATCTGCAAGCGCTACTGGAGGCTCAGGAGCATGACGAGCTGGGTGGCGACGTGGTTGCAGTCGTCTCCAACAAGGCCGATGCCTACGGGCTGGTACGTGCCCGTGAAGCGGGTATCGATGCCGTTGTACTGCCGCATGAGGAATACGACAGCCGCGACGCCTACGACAGCGCGTTGATCAAGGTCATCGAGCGTCACTCACCGGATCTCGTCGTGCTGGCTGGCTTCATGCGCATTCTGTCGCCGCTGTTCGTGCAGTACTTCTATGGCCGTCTGCTCAACATCCACCCGTCGTTGCTACCGGCCTGGCCGGGACTCGATACTCACCGCAAGGTGCTGGACGCCGGCGAGAGCGAGCACGGTGCCAGCGTGCATTTCGTCACCGAGACACTGGATGGCGGCCCTGTCGCGATTCAAGCGGTGGCTGACGTGCTGGACGGCGATGACGAGGCAAGCCTCAAGGAGCGCGTCCATACCCGTGAGCACCTGATCTACCCGATCGCGGTGCGCTGGGCACTGGAAGGCCGCTTGAAGCTTGCAGGCGATGTGGCGACGTTGGATGGCCACACCTTGCCGGTCGGTGGTCTGCGCCTGTCGCACGCCGATGTGGAAGAAGAACTCAGCGATGAGCTGCCGGAAGACGAAGAAGACTGATCAGACGCGCCGGCCCTGCTGGCGTTGCTGACAGACAGTACGAGCAACACGAAAAACGCCCTGCGACATTTCCTTGTCGCGGGGCGTTTTCTTTCATGCATGACCAGGAGGTGCATGACCAGGACATGCATGACCAGGACGTGCATGACTAGAATGTATAGCTGGCCCCCACCTCAAGGCGTGTACTGACCTCATCCCAGGTCTCGATGCCACCGCCAAGATGCAGCATGCCATTAGCCCCCAACTGCATCCGCCAGCCACCATCAAGGCGCACGTAGTTGTCGCTACCGCGATCAAGGTCATCAGCGCTGTAGGCGTTGGTCGGCAGGCTTGCCAGACGCACTTCAGCACTTTCGGCGTCATCATCCAACCGCTTGCCGTAGGCGAGCTCACCGTAGAGCCCGAAGCCATCAGCGATGGCGCGATCAACCATGAAGCCGGCCTCCACCCGCCTATCACGCAGCGTCTGAGATGAGACGATCAACGCATTGGCGGCAGAGCCTGACTCGGTGTAACCGTCGATATCTGATTCGGTATGGCGATAGGCGACAAATGGCGCGTTGTACCAGACGGAGTCAGCATCGGTCAGGCGATAATCCAGGCGTAGCTCTGCACTGAAGCCATCGCCTTCTGTCTCGCCCGATAGCGTGCGTGATGATTTGCCAAGCGCGACGGTGCGATCCAGGTCGTAAACGAAGTCCCCATAGCTGGCCACCGCTTGCATGCCGACCTTGCCTAGCTGCTGGCGTGCAAACAGACTGAACACCTGCCCATCCAATGCCAGATCACTACCATCATCCACATCGTAATCGGCAGTGCGACGACTGACGGACGCCCCGCCCCACGCCTCACCCCAGCCATTATCCAGCGACAGCATCACACCGACACCCGCACCGCGCTGCTCGCTATCAAAGCCTTGCTGGCCGGTGGAGGTCACACTGTCACCATCGCCCTGACTCGATGAGCCGACGGCAAACACCCTCACTCCCTTCTCTGCCCCTTTCAGCTGTGCGCCCGGTCGTAATTCATCCGAGAGGCTGCGCTGACTGGCATTGAGCGCACCACTGCCCAGCTGTGGCCCTATCCCAAGCACAGAGGGAGCAATCAACATGCCATAGGCGTAGTCAGCAAGAATCTCCTGCCCGGCAGTGGTCGGGTGCACGCTGTCATTGAAGAGCAGCTTGCTGGGATCTTCCTCGCTGCCGCCCAGCCCATAGTCACTGAGGTTGCAGCTGTCCGAAAAACACACTTGCGTCAGGTCTACATCGGTGGCGAAGCCAAACTCGGCGGGTGAAGCCAATACCTCAGCCAGGATGCCAACGGTATCCAGGCGAATGATGTTTACCTCGCCATCCAGTGCCGCGAGGCGTTCGCCCAGCGCATCATTGAAGACTGACACCAGTGCTGAGGAGCCCGCAGCCTGTGCCTCACCGGAGGACTGACCCGCTGGCGTACTGCCGACATCCGGCAGGTTGGAGACGATGATGGTGGTGGCACCGGCCGCCGCCAGTGCTTCCACCGCCGAGGCCAGATTGCCCGCCGAGGTTACCGCGGTCGACGCCGAGGTGATGATGCCCTGCAGGAAGTCATTGCCGCCGCCGTTGACGTAATAAAGAGCATCCGGATCGGCACTGCCGTCAGTGCTGACCAGATAGCCATCCTCGACGCGCAACACCGTACCTGCCCCTTCGCTGCCGACAGGAATCGCCACCGTGGAGCCATCCTCATCAGTGACCGAGGCCAGAATCTGCTCAGTGGTATAGCCGCCCACCGCGTAGTTGGTGCCGTCGGTGAAACCGGCCAGTTGATAGATGATCGAAGTGGAGGGGTCTGACGCGAGGCCCAGCTCCGAGGCCAGAAGCTGAGTCGAGACGCTGCCGTAGGAGGAATTCTCGTAATCCGGTCCGCTGCGATTGGTGAAACGCAGGCTATTGAGACCCCCGAGATCCGTGTCGGGGAACTGACCGGAGTCACTCAGACTGTCACCAAAGATATAGATGCTGGAGTAGGCTTGTGCTGGCGAGGCCAGCAGCGCACTGCTGATGGCGAGCACCAGGCTGCTCAAGGTGAAGTGTGTGGCGAACCCACGACTCTTGCTGCGTGATCCAGATGACATGATGTGCCCCTTGCTCGAATTTTTATTGGCGCAGGCCGTCAAGGCGGCCCACTCACAGCATAGGCACCACACATTCAATTGAATCGGTTGTTTCATACGACTTCAGACTAATGTGAGACTGGCTTGGCGGCGGAATCTCGGGCATAAAAAAACGCGCCTCCGAAGAGGCGCGTCATTGCACTGCCATCGTGATCAAGCGCGCGGCAGTGTCACGCCACGCTGGCCCTGATACTTGCCACCACGATCCTTGTAGCTTGTCTCGCAGATCTCGTCAGACTCGAGGAACAGCATCTGCGCCACGCCTTCGTTGGCATAGATACGCGCCGGAAGGTTGGTGGTGTTGGAGAATTCGAGTGTCACATGGCCTTCCCACTCCGGCTCCAGTGGCGTCACATTGACGATGATGCCGCAGCGCGCGTAGGTCGACTTGCCCAGACAGATGGTCAGTACGTTACGCGGAATACGGAAATATTCGACGGTACGCGCCAGGGCGAAGGAGTTGGGCGGAATCACGCAGGAATCGCCCTTCACATCGACGAAGCTCTTCTCATCGAAGTGCTTCGGATCAACGATCACGGAATGGATATTCGTGAAGACCTTGAACTCATCCGAACAGCGCACATCGTAGCCGTAGCTTGAGGTGCCGTAGGAAATCACACGACGCTCGTCGTGAAAGCGCACCTGATCAGGCTCAAAGGGTTCGATCATGTCGTGGCCTTCCGCCATGCGACGGATCCACTTGTCGGATTTGATGCTCATCGAGCGTACCTGACTGACTGATGGGATAAAGACGCCTGAGCGTCATGTAGAAGCGGGCCAGCATGATACCGGCCCGCTACGCGCCTGAAAACCGCTACGCCGTTGGAAACCGGCGGCTCAGCTGAAGCTGATGCTCGGTCCTTGCTCGGCATCGGCACCTTCCAGTGCCTCGGCTACCTGACGTGCAATCGCGCGGAAGGTGGCGGCCACTTCACCGTCAGGCTCTGCGATGACGCTCGGGCGACCGCCATCGGCATTGGCACGGATGCTCAGGGTCAACGGCAGCTGACCCAACAGGCGTGTTTCATACTCACCGGCGATACGCTCACCGCCGCCCGCCCCGAAGACCGCTTCGGTATGGCCACACTGAGAGCAGGTATGCGTGCTCATGTTCTCGACCACACCCAACACCGGCACCTTGACCTTACGGAACATCTCGATGCCCTTCTGCGCATCCAGCAAGGCGATATCCTGCGGTGTCGTCACGATGACCGCACCGGAGACCGGCACCTTCTGTGACAACGTCAACTGGATATCACCGGTGCCCGGCGGCATGTCGATCAACAGGATGTCCAGCTCGCCCCAGGCCGTCTGGTTCAGCAGCTGCTGGAAGGCGCCCGCAACCATCGGGCCACGCCAGACCATCGGGTCTTTGACATCGACCAGATAGGCCATCGACATGGTCTTGATACCGTGGGCGATGATAGGACTGAAGACCTGCTCACCGGCCATTTCCGGACGCTGACCTGTCGGCACGCCAAACATCTGCGCCTGACTCGGACCATAGATGTCGGCGTCGAGCAGGCCGACCTTGAGACCTTCTGCGGCCAGAGCCAGGGCCAGGTTGGCAGTGACAGTCGATTTACCGACGCCACCCTTGCCAGACGCAACCGCGACGATGTGCTTGATGCCTTCCATATCTTGAGACTCCTGTAACGCCCTGCGCGTCGCGCGCTCCGAGCTTCAATAGCGAGGAGGAACGACTGGCGCAGGTCGTCTGAACTGTCAGCGAAAATGAGCTGTGGAATACGATGCGCACAGTATGCCTGCCCTCCGCGACGGGAGCCAACCCGTCTGGATAGCGTCAACTCTTCAGCGCCAGTCGCATGCCAGTGATGCATCGACTCTGCATGGCGATGAGCAAATCAGAAGCGCACATCGACCGGCAGGAAGCGCCACTCGCCCGGTGCCATCCGACCCAGGGTGATGGCACCGACACGCAAACGACGCACTTCGTTCACCTTGAGGCCTTGCGCCTCAACCGCCGCGCGAATACCACCCGGCGGCACGCGCTTCATCGCGATGCGCAGGCGAATATCACTCTGCCAGCTGATGCTGACCTTGGGCTTGCGTCCGCGAATGTCGGCACACAGTGCATAGCCGATGCGCCTGAGGCCTTCTTCATCCAGCTCACCTTCTACTTCGACGATGTATTCCTGCTCCAGCTGGTCCAGGTCAGCGCCCAACTTGCGAATGACGCCGCGATTCTGCGACCAGACTGCCAGTCCTGACTCCCCTTCGCCCAGCTCTGCCAGCGGTTGTTGCGACAGGAAATGTACCTTGAGCCAGTCTGCACCGCTGTTATCCAGTGCACTGCGTGGCGCACCATCGCGAAGCGTCAGCGGATCGACCTGTTCTTCACCAGGCGCCTGATACCACACCAGACTCAAGGGCTCGATGGGCTCCATGCTGGCGCCTTCATCGACAGTGACCACTTCATCGGTGACCTTGAAGAACGGCGCTTCGACAATCTCTCCCGCGACACGCACCACACCACAGGCGATGAGGTGCTCGGCCTCACGGCGCGAGATCCCCTGCTGATGGGAAAGAAACTTGGACAGACGGACGGGTTCGGTCATGGAGGAGACTCTCAAAGCGGCAACGCAAAAAACACGCAGAAGGTGGGGATGCCTGACGGGCGATCACAAATAGCCGGCCATGATAACGACATGCGCCAACGATGGCACGGCCGAATGATGATGCAGTGGGATCGCTCAACACCTGTCGTAGGCGTCTTGTCATGAGAAATGATACTCTGTCGGGTCGCTCACAGCGTGCGCAACGTGACAACGCTGCTCAATGCAGCACGGAACCCTTTGCGCTGGACACCGTCAGAGTTACGTTGAACTGTGCTGAACAAGAACTGTGCTTAACAGAACTGCGTTGAAGCCATTCATGGGTCATGCCGACATGGAGTCAGGCAGACTATCGGACTTGTCCGTAAAATGCCGCCGTGGAAGACAGGCGGTGACTGCCGGATCGATCGGCCAGCGATTCATCAGGATGAGTGGTTCCACCTCATCTGAATAGACATCGCGCGCCGCCAAATCTCTCCATGTTCCTCAGGTCATGTTCCCCAAATCATGCCCTAAGGTCATGTTCACAGGTAATTCGTATGCGTCTACCCCCTTTCATGCGCCACCCGTCATGCACTACTCGTACTCTACGCCACCTGGTACTGGTCTTCGGTCTGACCCTGACAGCCGGTTGCTCTGCTCCGCAGGCTTCCGATACGCTCTCGGTCGCAACGCCAGTGAGTGCTACCGCCAAGGCAAAACGCCTCGAAAGCTTGTTGGTACAGGGTGAGGCCCAGTCCGACATACCCGACGACCTGCTGATCTCCAAGGCCAGTGCACGCGCGATTGATCCCAACGGCCAACGACCGCTGGATGATCCACTGACCTGCCTGGCCCGGGCTGCCTACTGGGAAGCCAAGGGCGAAGGCAAGAGCGGCATGCAGGGCATCGTCAATGTCGTGATCAACCGCGCCGCAGATCCACGCTTCCCAGACAGCCTGTGTGGTGTGGTCAAGCAAGGCGGCGAAACGGGTAGCTGCCAGTTCTCGTGGTGGTGCGACGGTCGCTCGGACGACGTACACGAACTCGAAGCCTACGCGCAGGCACGTGACGTGGCACGCCAGGCGCTCAATCAGCAACTGGAAGATACCACTGATGGCGCGCTCTACTTCCACGCACGCTACGCCACGCCCTATTGGGCCAAGCGTTTCGTGCGCACCGCACGTATCGGACAGCATCTGTTCTATCGCAACTAGCCATCAAATCGCCATGAAAAAGCCCGTCATGCAGTAAGCATGGCGGGCTTTTTCATGGCACCGTCCACTGATCAACTGCCAGGCTGCGCGGCAAGCTTGGTGCGAATGAACTCGCTGTGACTGACGTGCAACAGTCCGGCGAGACGCCGGATACGGTGCTCTTCATGAGCAGCCAGCTCGCCATCGGCGTACGCCAGCTCCCACATCATGCCGATCAGCTCGGTACGCTCCTCAAGGCTCATGTGGTCATTGACCTGCTTGACGAAACGATAGTGGTCAGTCGCCTTCTCCACATCGTGTTCAGCCTTTGCCAGCAGACTGGCCAGCTCATCATCAGCGAGCGAAAAGCGCTCGGCCAGCTGACCCGCCAATGCCTTGCGTTCTCGGGCATCCAGTACACCATCGGCATGAGCCACCTCGAACAGCAACACTGCCATCGAGAGCTCTGGACCGGGTACATCATTGGGGGTGGCATTGCTGCCGGGCGCCATCACCTGGCGGATAAGGCGATTTATCTGGCCGGCGACGGATAACGTGCTGGGCATGAAATACCTCCACTGTCGTGAGCTGAACGAACATGACCTGAATCATCATGATCCACTCTCTTGATGGGGGCCCTCGCGCGCGATTCGAAGTACGGGTCGCGCATGCCGGCGTTGCCGGTTACGCGACACCCCTTCGCGCCGCCTACACCTTCGCGATATAGTACCCGCATCCCGACGGGCCAGCCTTGGCAGCCCGAATCACGAGTCATTCCGGCAAGCCTCTGCTGTCCGTGCAGTAGGCGCCCTTTACCATCAAGACGAGGCCTCATGTCAGCGCGCAAGATTCTGGTCACCAGTGCCCTGCCCTACGCCAACGGGTCGATCCATCTGGGTCACCTGCTTGAGTACATTCAGACGGATATCTGGGTACGCTTCCAGAAAAGCCGTGGCCACGAATGTCATTACGTGTGTGCCGACGATGCCCACGGCACCGCCATCATGTTGCGTGCCGAACTGGAAGGCGTGACCGCTGAGCAGTTGATTCAGCGCGTGAGTGACGAGCACCAGGCCGACTTCGCCAAGTTCGGTGTGGGCTTTGACAACTACCATTCCACGCATTCCCCGGAAAACCGCGCCCACAGCGAGCGTATCTATCTGGCGCTGCGTGACGCGGGTCATATCGCCACACGTGACATCGAGCAGATGTTCGATCCGGTCAAGGGCCTGTTCCTCGCCGATCGCTTCATCAAGGGCACCTGCCCGAAGTGCAAGACCGAAGACCAGTACGGCGACAACTGTGAAGCCTGCGGCGCAGCCTATACGCCGGCGGAACTGATCAATCCTGTCTCGGCCATCTCCGGCGCGACACCGGAAATGCGCACCTCCAAACACTACTTCTTCAAGCTGCCGAACTTCGAAGGCTTCCTGAAGGAGTGGACGAAGAGCGGCCGCGTGCAGAGCCAGATCTCCAACAAGCTGCAGGAGT is part of the Cobetia sp. L2A1 genome and harbors:
- a CDS encoding AI-2E family transporter, translating into MQRKWWLLAAGIAFIGLLVLLEPILMPFFIGMILAYLGDPLADWLEERGLSRRLAVSLVFSVLSVVLLIAVLILVPLLGRQLAQLISFMPMVFNWIRETVLPEIQSFTGMDFSADFDQVRGLLLGNWKETGTFAAALLGTVSKSGLAMAIWLGNMALIPVVTFYLLLDWDRMKDKLQALLPRHMEPTATKLAHDCDEVLGAFLRGQLLVMLALGIVYAIGLAIIGLKFALLIGLIAGLASIVPYLGVIVGVVIAATVAFFQFGEWWALLAVGGVFALGQLLEGVVLQPLLLGDKIGLHPVAVIFAVMAGGQLFGFTGILLALPMAAVIMVVLRYLLDRYKNSTLYDQQRDSRVVLSSAETGGEVEIASSKDTH
- the purM gene encoding phosphoribosylformylglycinamidine cyclo-ligase — its product is MTQRPQDSTPSKTSLSYKDAGVDIDAGNALVERIKGVAKRTHRPEVMGGLGGFGALCELPAGYRQPVLVTGTDGVGTKLRLAMDLGRHDTIGIDLVAMCVNDLVVAGAEPLQFLDYYATGKLDIDIAADVVTGIGEGCLLSGCALVGGETAEMPGMYEGSDYDLAGFCVGVVEKSEILDGSKVGAGDVILGLASSGPHSNGYSLIRKILEVADASLLEQDIDGQPLADALMAPTRIYVKPLLSLLRESGLSVHAMSHITGGGLLENIPRVLPKDCTAEIDIASWKRPAVFDWLQQQGNVDEHEMHRVLNCGVGMVVVVSATDAAAARAHLEASGETVFTLGSIRMRQGEEEQVQLENLSV
- the purN gene encoding phosphoribosylglycinamide formyltransferase, with amino-acid sequence MIDPNTTSSDGSTLGGFGNGFEADDTVERPSVVVLISGSGSNLQALLEAQEHDELGGDVVAVVSNKADAYGLVRAREAGIDAVVLPHEEYDSRDAYDSALIKVIERHSPDLVVLAGFMRILSPLFVQYFYGRLLNIHPSLLPAWPGLDTHRKVLDAGESEHGASVHFVTETLDGGPVAIQAVADVLDGDDEASLKERVHTREHLIYPIAVRWALEGRLKLAGDVATLDGHTLPVGGLRLSHADVEEELSDELPEDEED
- a CDS encoding autotransporter domain-containing protein, whose protein sequence is MSSGSRSKSRGFATHFTLSSLVLAISSALLASPAQAYSSIYIFGDSLSDSGQFPDTDLGGLNSLRFTNRSGPDYENSSYGSVSTQLLASELGLASDPSTSIIYQLAGFTDGTNYAVGGYTTEQILASVTDEDGSTVAIPVGSEGAGTVLRVEDGYLVSTDGSADPDALYYVNGGGNDFLQGIITSASTAVTSAGNLASAVEALAAAGATTIIVSNLPDVGSTPAGQSSGEAQAAGSSALVSVFNDALGERLAALDGEVNIIRLDTVGILAEVLASPAEFGFATDVDLTQVCFSDSCNLSDYGLGGSEEDPSKLLFNDSVHPTTAGQEILADYAYGMLIAPSVLGIGPQLGSGALNASQRSLSDELRPGAQLKGAEKGVRVFAVGSSSQGDGDSVTSTGQQGFDSEQRGAGVGVMLSLDNGWGEAWGGASVSRRTADYDVDDGSDLALDGQVFSLFARQQLGKVGMQAVASYGDFVYDLDRTVALGKSSRTLSGETEGDGFSAELRLDYRLTDADSVWYNAPFVAYRHTESDIDGYTESGSAANALIVSSQTLRDRRVEAGFMVDRAIADGFGLYGELAYGKRLDDDAESAEVRLASLPTNAYSADDLDRGSDNYVRLDGGWRMQLGANGMLHLGGGIETWDEVSTRLEVGASYTF
- the dcd gene encoding dCTP deaminase produces the protein MSIKSDKWIRRMAEGHDMIEPFEPDQVRFHDERRVISYGTSSYGYDVRCSDEFKVFTNIHSVIVDPKHFDEKSFVDVKGDSCVIPPNSFALARTVEYFRIPRNVLTICLGKSTYARCGIIVNVTPLEPEWEGHVTLEFSNTTNLPARIYANEGVAQMLFLESDEICETSYKDRGGKYQGQRGVTLPRA
- a CDS encoding RNA pseudouridine synthase, whose translation is MTEPVRLSKFLSHQQGISRREAEHLIACGVVRVAGEIVEAPFFKVTDEVVTVDEGASMEPIEPLSLVWYQAPGEEQVDPLTLRDGAPRSALDNSGADWLKVHFLSQQPLAELGEGESGLAVWSQNRGVIRKLGADLDQLEQEYIVEVEGELDEEGLRRIGYALCADIRGRKPKVSISWQSDIRLRIAMKRVPPGGIRAAVEAQGLKVNEVRRLRVGAITLGRMAPGEWRFLPVDVRF
- a CDS encoding cell wall hydrolase — its product is MRLPPFMRHPSCTTRTLRHLVLVFGLTLTAGCSAPQASDTLSVATPVSATAKAKRLESLLVQGEAQSDIPDDLLISKASARAIDPNGQRPLDDPLTCLARAAYWEAKGEGKSGMQGIVNVVINRAADPRFPDSLCGVVKQGGETGSCQFSWWCDGRSDDVHELEAYAQARDVARQALNQQLEDTTDGALYFHARYATPYWAKRFVRTARIGQHLFYRN
- a CDS encoding tellurite resistance TerB family protein, encoding MPSTLSVAGQINRLIRQVMAPGSNATPNDVPGPELSMAVLLFEVAHADGVLDARERKALAGQLAERFSLADDELASLLAKAEHDVEKATDHYRFVKQVNDHMSLEERTELIGMMWELAYADGELAAHEEHRIRRLAGLLHVSHSEFIRTKLAAQPGS